A genomic segment from Thermoplasmata archaeon encodes:
- a CDS encoding S8 family serine peptidase, translated as MSRRIGRPVAAYLALLLTLPGLISASGGDPGEDPGVGPRLWLRAGAFDPLASPLAVPEVLRLPDGDTQGVFIVQFDGPITEGRRSVLEEMGEVLGYIPDYALVLRTTGHSLRELRGLPGVRWAGVYEPGYKLSPNMDRSAAPRLRSVSPFPGADTRELSKKIETLGAVVWFADPLLLRVEASYELAVRIAFLPEVEWVEDYNPPSPTNYNAAQIIRARTTPDGAYDWGTSSLWRYNPGTGKFEGYAGAGFVAAVADTGVDGTHPAFDGKKVAYYAYGYSNWVDYYGHGTHTAGSVLGNGAYRPGQTGTVGRYAGMAPLAGLVGQLAFSPQTSYYYLCRDATASGAVVSSNSWGGGSWGSYDSSCESYDYLVRDSDLSLPGNQSISVFFSAGNEGDYGAGTVDPPSTAKNVVSVGATDNSNGNSVAGFSSRGPCDDGRIKPDIVAPGAGVTSCSADSRYSYVSMSGTSMSCPIAAGAAVVVNEYYCITRGSRPSPAMVKNLLINGADPMSGRSYPDGGQGWGRLNLARSLLNQTSRRIWTEDQLHPISTGLGRTYAFNITGAGELKVSLVWTDVPGTPGASRALVNDLDLVVIAPNGTVYFGNSFESSYSRPNGTADRVNNVEVVRIASPAQGGWLAGVRGYNVPQGPQDYSLVIAGPIGNASVVPVDAAASRISVAPEDPAEGDFVSFSAEVSNVGLLPLSGVAWRFLLTGPDNDTSELASGEVESLGPGAAASVSAGWSALRGNYTISLEVDPLMTLCENTRDNNIAITPFFVRGYGVELHCEAPELRADPGGRASFELEVLSTGNAPDTISLSLEGGLPEGWSASLSSESVNLGAGERTSVKVDIEVSRDAPAFERVSMRASAVSGGNLTHRAMLWLTVEVNQVFMMELFAAGEERWVEPGGTEVHRLEVRNAGNGPDEPLLALRGLPDGWGATLSTERLRLAAGEAQNFSVIVSAPRGARALSQASITVSCSYGRNGTTETVVTTRVRQLAAIELELAASNNAINPGGEGELTVIVRNRGNGPDAIALSAELPEGWRGEWSRPVTLIEPGDYATERLTVFVPQDAPAGQMELMIGAVSGADPNVTAELEASVLVKQYYGVRLSAPVNKETVEPGSAADFEVVVENTGNGEDTFILEADESALPGWSLTIKPSRIVLGAGQNATMRVRARSPANESEGSYALVVTAVSWNSPSSLATQKLRIELVKAPAEPAPPIVQPPPPAVEEPEPPAESPTVRWLSKNWPLLLIIAIALLALAVAFAGARRRAGLDGGLDEEGMLYEPPYELAGPGVESEGAGREGTGGGSTGATGTPPAMETVFLDVEEDGRGGIPERGGEGRAEDGAWRVAPHEGRAPVGQSGAMEEHLGEEPEAVRRSEDNIGREGARADSPKRDVEREIDEILARLGGGLK; from the coding sequence TGCTGGAGGAGATGGGCGAGGTTCTGGGGTATATCCCTGACTATGCCCTCGTTCTCAGAACCACGGGCCACTCCCTGCGCGAGCTCCGGGGCCTGCCGGGCGTTCGCTGGGCCGGCGTGTACGAGCCGGGCTACAAGCTCAGCCCCAACATGGACAGGTCCGCGGCCCCGCGACTCAGGAGCGTGAGCCCCTTCCCCGGCGCAGATACCAGAGAGCTCTCGAAAAAAATCGAGACCCTTGGCGCGGTGGTCTGGTTCGCGGACCCCCTGCTCCTCCGCGTTGAGGCGAGCTATGAGCTCGCCGTGAGAATCGCCTTCCTTCCGGAGGTAGAGTGGGTCGAGGACTACAATCCCCCCTCTCCGACCAACTACAACGCCGCACAGATAATCCGGGCCAGGACGACCCCAGACGGAGCCTACGACTGGGGCACATCGTCCCTCTGGCGATACAACCCCGGGACAGGAAAGTTCGAGGGCTACGCCGGGGCCGGCTTTGTCGCCGCCGTCGCCGACACAGGCGTGGACGGCACCCACCCAGCATTCGACGGAAAGAAGGTTGCCTATTACGCCTACGGCTACTCCAACTGGGTCGACTACTACGGCCACGGAACCCACACCGCGGGAAGCGTCTTGGGCAACGGGGCCTACCGGCCGGGCCAGACCGGGACGGTGGGGAGGTACGCGGGAATGGCTCCTCTCGCGGGCCTTGTTGGCCAGCTCGCCTTCTCCCCCCAGACCTCCTACTACTACCTTTGCAGGGACGCCACCGCCTCGGGCGCCGTGGTCTCCTCGAACAGCTGGGGCGGGGGCTCGTGGGGGAGCTACGACTCTAGCTGCGAGAGCTACGACTACCTCGTCAGGGACTCTGATCTCAGCCTCCCGGGGAACCAGTCGATATCCGTCTTCTTCTCAGCCGGCAACGAGGGCGACTATGGAGCAGGGACGGTGGACCCGCCCTCTACGGCAAAGAACGTGGTTTCTGTCGGCGCCACGGACAACTCCAACGGAAACAGCGTGGCGGGCTTCAGCAGCCGCGGCCCCTGCGACGACGGCAGAATCAAACCCGACATAGTGGCCCCGGGAGCGGGCGTGACCTCCTGCAGCGCCGACAGCCGCTACTCGTACGTGAGCATGAGCGGGACGAGCATGTCCTGCCCCATCGCGGCCGGCGCCGCTGTCGTCGTCAACGAGTACTATTGCATCACTCGCGGCTCCCGCCCGAGCCCAGCGATGGTGAAGAATCTGCTCATCAACGGCGCGGACCCGATGAGCGGCCGGAGCTACCCAGACGGCGGTCAGGGCTGGGGCAGGCTCAACCTCGCCCGCTCGCTCCTCAACCAGACCAGCAGGAGAATCTGGACCGAGGACCAGCTCCATCCTATAAGCACGGGGCTCGGGAGGACCTACGCCTTCAACATCACCGGCGCGGGAGAGCTGAAGGTCTCGCTCGTCTGGACGGATGTGCCGGGCACCCCGGGGGCCTCGAGGGCTCTGGTCAACGACTTGGACCTAGTCGTCATTGCCCCCAACGGGACCGTCTACTTCGGGAACAGCTTCGAGAGCAGCTACTCCCGGCCCAACGGCACCGCCGACAGGGTCAACAACGTCGAGGTCGTGAGGATAGCCTCCCCGGCGCAGGGCGGCTGGCTCGCAGGCGTCCGGGGCTACAACGTCCCGCAGGGGCCGCAGGACTACTCCCTCGTGATAGCGGGCCCGATCGGGAATGCCTCGGTAGTTCCGGTTGACGCCGCCGCTTCCAGAATCTCCGTTGCTCCCGAGGACCCGGCGGAGGGTGATTTCGTCAGCTTCTCCGCCGAGGTCTCAAACGTGGGCCTGCTCCCTCTGTCGGGCGTCGCCTGGAGATTCCTCCTCACCGGACCCGACAATGACACGAGCGAGCTCGCCTCCGGAGAGGTGGAAAGCCTCGGTCCGGGCGCGGCCGCCTCCGTCAGTGCAGGCTGGAGCGCCTTGAGGGGCAACTACACCATCAGTCTCGAGGTCGACCCGCTCATGACCCTGTGCGAGAACACTAGGGATAACAACATCGCGATCACACCCTTTTTTGTCCGGGGTTACGGGGTCGAACTTCATTGTGAAGCACCTGAGCTACGCGCGGACCCTGGAGGGAGGGCGAGCTTCGAGCTCGAAGTGCTGAGCACGGGCAACGCCCCTGACACGATATCCCTCTCGCTTGAAGGCGGACTCCCGGAGGGCTGGAGCGCCTCCCTCAGTAGCGAGTCGGTGAACTTGGGCGCCGGCGAGAGAACGAGCGTGAAAGTGGACATCGAAGTTTCCCGGGACGCTCCCGCGTTCGAGAGGGTCTCGATGCGCGCCAGCGCCGTCTCGGGTGGCAACCTCACCCACAGGGCAATGCTCTGGCTCACTGTCGAGGTCAATCAGGTATTCATGATGGAGCTCTTCGCGGCTGGGGAGGAGCGTTGGGTGGAGCCGGGCGGGACCGAGGTCCATAGACTCGAGGTGCGGAATGCCGGCAACGGCCCGGACGAGCCCCTGCTGGCGCTGAGAGGGCTCCCGGACGGATGGGGCGCCACACTCTCGACGGAGCGGCTGAGACTCGCCGCAGGCGAGGCGCAGAACTTCTCCGTCATCGTTTCCGCACCCAGGGGGGCCCGGGCCCTCTCGCAGGCCTCCATCACCGTCAGCTGCTCATATGGCAGGAACGGCACCACCGAGACCGTGGTCACCACCCGCGTTCGCCAGCTCGCGGCCATCGAGCTGGAGCTCGCGGCCAGTAACAACGCGATAAACCCCGGCGGCGAGGGCGAGCTCACGGTGATTGTCAGGAACCGCGGCAATGGCCCCGACGCCATCGCGCTGAGCGCAGAGCTCCCGGAGGGCTGGAGGGGCGAGTGGAGCCGCCCGGTGACGCTGATCGAGCCGGGGGACTACGCCACCGAGAGACTCACTGTGTTTGTGCCGCAGGACGCGCCGGCAGGGCAGATGGAGCTCATGATAGGCGCGGTCTCGGGCGCTGACCCGAACGTCACCGCGGAGCTCGAGGCGAGCGTGCTGGTGAAGCAGTACTACGGGGTTCGCCTCAGCGCACCCGTCAACAAGGAGACGGTCGAGCCCGGCAGCGCGGCGGATTTTGAAGTAGTCGTGGAGAACACGGGGAACGGCGAGGACACCTTTATTCTCGAGGCCGACGAGAGCGCCCTCCCTGGCTGGAGCCTGACAATAAAGCCCTCCCGGATTGTCCTGGGGGCTGGCCAGAACGCCACCATGAGGGTCAGGGCCCGCTCCCCAGCAAACGAGAGCGAGGGTAGCTACGCCCTCGTCGTGACGGCAGTCTCTTGGAATTCCCCCTCTAGCCTCGCCACGCAGAAGCTCAGGATCGAGCTGGTTAAAGCTCCCGCGGAGCCCGCGCCGCCCATCGTGCAGCCGCCCCCGCCGGCCGTCGAAGAGCCTGAGCCTCCAGCGGAGAGCCCCACCGTCAGGTGGCTCTCGAAGAACTGGCCCCTGCTGCTGATAATCGCTATCGCCCTTCTCGCCCTCGCCGTCGCCTTCGCCGGCGCGAGGCGGAGGGCGGGGCTGGATGGGGGGCTGGATGAGGAAGGCATGCTTTATGAGCCGCCTTATGAGCTGGCCGGCCCGGGGGTGGAGAGTGAGGGGGCGGGGAGGGAGGGGACGGGCGGCGGAAGCACAGGGGCGACCGGGACTCCGCCGGCGATGGAGACCGTTTTCCTAGACGTCGAGGAAGATGGAAGGGGCGGAATTCCGGAGCGCGGCGGAGAGGGGCGGGCGGAGGACGGTGCCTGGCGGGTCGCGCCCCACGAGGGCCGCGCTCCTGTCGGCCAAAGTGGGGCGATGGAGGAGCACCTCGGAGAGGAGCCGGAAGCGGTTCGGAGGAGCGAGGACAATATTGGGAGAGAGGGGGCGCGGGCCGATTCGCCGAAGAGGGATGTTGAGAGAGAGATAGACGAGATTCTGGCGAGGCTTGGCGGGGGGCTCAAATAG